In a single window of the Thermofilum uzonense genome:
- a CDS encoding DedA family protein produces MLRQRLLVPLLLSLAVIVAGSVYIIHTLHGHSLLEIIVLYSAAIIEKIGYLGIFILMTLESALVPIPSEIVMPFAGFLVWSGKMDLTLVVLSGTLGNLVGSFILYKLGEGPGLKFIEKYGKYFMIGEPEVAQAQQLFSRYGSLIIFTGRMLPAVRTVISLPAGISRMNLPKFLAYTFLGSVPWNLALTYVGLVLGEHWVVIEKYARVLDYVVIVLAIIAVLAFYIYKTRNRKEYQRS; encoded by the coding sequence ATGCTCAGGCAACGCCTACTCGTCCCCCTACTGCTCTCGCTAGCAGTTATAGTGGCTGGATCCGTGTATATAATTCACACTTTACATGGACACTCACTGCTCGAAATCATTGTCCTTTACTCGGCAGCCATTATAGAGAAAATAGGGTATTTGGGAATATTCATATTGATGACTTTAGAAAGCGCACTCGTACCAATCCCAAGCGAGATCGTTATGCCCTTCGCAGGATTCCTGGTCTGGAGCGGGAAGATGGACTTGACCTTGGTTGTTCTCTCAGGTACACTTGGTAATCTAGTTGGATCCTTTATTCTTTACAAGCTGGGCGAAGGACCCGGCCTCAAGTTCATAGAAAAATACGGGAAATATTTCATGATAGGAGAGCCCGAGGTGGCACAGGCACAACAGCTCTTCTCAAGATACGGGAGCCTTATCATTTTCACTGGTAGGATGCTCCCAGCAGTGAGGACAGTTATCTCTCTACCTGCTGGCATCTCGCGGATGAACCTGCCTAAATTCCTAGCGTACACCTTTCTAGGCTCTGTCCCGTGGAATCTTGCTCTCACGTACGTTGGGTTGGTTTTGGGGGAGCACTGGGTTGTCATCGAAAAATACGCTAGGGTATTAGACTATGTAGTTATTGTACTCGCAATAATAGCTGTCTTGGCTTTCTACATATATAAAACTAGAAATCGCAAGGAGTACCAGCGTTCATAA
- the trxA gene encoding thioredoxin: MSGDLELIKQRLLKQMLTKKPVEQKCTVEKRGDKVKLEEALSKCRVVLVDFWAEWCGPCRLVEPVVEKISEEYGDKLAVVKINVDENPDVAASFEVYSIPTLLLFHRGKEARRFIGYSPMLYRNITGLLNSYFSSV; encoded by the coding sequence ATGAGCGGAGATCTTGAACTCATAAAGCAGCGTTTATTAAAACAAATGTTGACCAAAAAGCCCGTAGAACAAAAGTGTACTGTTGAGAAAAGAGGAGACAAGGTTAAGCTGGAAGAGGCCTTGTCCAAGTGTAGGGTTGTGTTAGTTGACTTCTGGGCTGAATGGTGTGGTCCTTGCAGACTAGTCGAGCCCGTAGTCGAAAAGATAAGTGAGGAATACGGGGACAAATTAGCTGTTGTCAAGATAAATGTGGACGAGAACCCAGACGTTGCCGCCTCGTTTGAAGTCTACAGTATACCGACCCTCCTACTCTTCCACAGGGGGAAAGAGGCAAGGCGTTTTATAGGATATTCGCCCATGCTTTATAGGAACATAACGGGACTGCTTAACTCCTACTTTTCAAGTGTCTAG
- a CDS encoding lysine exporter LysO family protein: MEVGSLGIMVVFAITIFIGKALRLRVPEILFRIIVLILVFTISMWATLNGLGVILQSTATSLFILSLIILSLLAIGYLVDRRGADNAIAEPKGRVDIPLIVAVIAGWLIGLSGAKLPQDIVEEVVALEVYLVIAVTGLTVANSINLETLKRGGRSALTAAMLSLTSALISGLLAAYILNVPPRITLGIAFGLGWYSFAGPFIAQAYGPLWGFTAFLVNVLREQATFILVPLLRKPFLSMVSLGGATTMDNTLPVYGYVYGEEASVVSIIHGFVLTLLIPFLQGFIVGPLA, from the coding sequence ATGGAGGTAGGATCGCTGGGCATAATGGTGGTGTTTGCAATAACCATATTTATAGGTAAAGCCTTGAGGCTGAGAGTTCCAGAAATCCTTTTCAGAATAATAGTGTTGATACTAGTATTCACGATTTCTATGTGGGCCACACTAAACGGCTTAGGAGTTATTCTCCAAAGCACGGCTACCTCCCTTTTTATATTATCTCTCATCATACTCTCTTTATTAGCAATAGGATACCTAGTTGACAGAAGAGGCGCGGATAATGCGATAGCCGAGCCAAAAGGCCGAGTAGACATACCCCTAATCGTTGCTGTTATAGCAGGTTGGCTCATCGGCCTATCCGGTGCAAAGCTGCCTCAAGATATTGTAGAGGAGGTCGTTGCACTAGAGGTTTATCTCGTTATAGCGGTGACGGGCCTGACTGTGGCCAACTCTATAAATCTTGAGACACTAAAACGTGGAGGGCGATCGGCGCTCACTGCAGCGATGCTGAGCCTGACCTCCGCTCTTATCTCTGGGCTTCTAGCAGCGTACATCTTGAACGTTCCCCCCAGAATCACGCTTGGCATTGCTTTCGGTCTAGGGTGGTATAGCTTCGCCGGCCCCTTCATAGCTCAAGCATATGGGCCCCTATGGGGTTTCACAGCGTTCCTGGTCAATGTTCTACGTGAGCAGGCCACCTTTATCCTGGTTCCACTACTCCGTAAACCATTCCTCTCTATGGTGAGCCTTGGAGGCGCTACAACCATGGACAACACGCTTCCCGTCTACGGCTACGTGTACGGTGAGGAGGCCTCAGTGGTTAGCATAATTCACGGCTTCGTACTTACCCTTCTCATCCCCTTCCTTCAAGGATTTATCGTGGGGCCTCTGGCCTAA
- a CDS encoding HAD family hydrolase: MQDLKSLVESVKMFSFDIDGTIIDSYSYMRDVIEILLLYLGVPPGMLQPVSNMAVEAWYEREKNATMDYSRMYDLLIESAEKNGITLIGKREEFNELLLEARVKASQTLPCAVRVLRQLKAIGKIVVTVSGGDGVPGMKRKRIELGGLSKFFDLIAVVPEDYPSRIEALARLASQYGLSYNEVAHIDDRAEYVNSIAEAGFKAVLVKTGMLNTSIPLRDDIIVLDNLCILYETLVGKEQAAKEKP, encoded by the coding sequence ATGCAGGATTTAAAATCCCTCGTTGAAAGCGTGAAAATGTTTTCATTCGACATCGACGGGACGATCATAGACAGTTATAGCTACATGCGAGACGTTATAGAGATACTGCTCTTGTACCTTGGCGTCCCTCCAGGCATGCTCCAGCCTGTTTCGAATATGGCGGTTGAGGCCTGGTACGAACGCGAGAAAAACGCGACAATGGATTATTCCCGGATGTACGACTTGTTAATAGAGTCCGCCGAGAAAAACGGCATAACTCTAATCGGGAAGCGTGAGGAGTTCAACGAGCTCCTACTAGAGGCACGGGTAAAAGCCTCCCAGACACTACCATGCGCGGTCCGCGTGCTACGTCAACTGAAAGCAATAGGGAAAATAGTCGTAACAGTCTCAGGTGGTGACGGAGTCCCGGGGATGAAGAGAAAAAGAATCGAGTTGGGGGGTCTCTCGAAGTTTTTCGACTTGATAGCTGTTGTCCCAGAAGACTATCCCTCAAGGATCGAGGCTCTAGCTAGGCTTGCCTCTCAATATGGCTTAAGTTATAATGAAGTAGCTCACATAGATGATAGGGCTGAGTATGTGAACAGTATAGCAGAGGCTGGCTTTAAGGCTGTACTTGTAAAGACAGGTATGCTCAACACAAGCATTCCTCTAAGAGATGACATTATCGTGCTTGACAACCTCTGCATACTCTATGAGACACTGGTAGGCAAGGAGCAAGCGGCTAAAGAAAAACCCTAG
- a CDS encoding alpha/beta hydrolase family protein, whose translation MTKINPGLISLALLLTMIISSFLAYSVMSSFGYVTVQDVRFYGPNNELISAHLYVPADATPQKPAPGILAIHGYNNQKEYMDNTALELARRGYVVLAIDMTGHGFSEGAVGLFSYGAVAGLNYLRSLAYVDKNNIGLVGMSMGGWAIQAAALAVPDGYKSMFYMDSYVLPPSVAPKLKNVAIQMAFADEFTPYWLQVPTGKDIPRSPVLKQIFNVSEDIVPGKVYGDISKGTARILYSPYIDHAASTDDPTSIGNVIEWMQMTLKGGKDIPRNDLIFPLKQLFTSIAFLAAVAFIFSFGTFLLDTKYFQDLTAPTPEYRGFTGSSYWIAAAITTLLGPLLFLPTFIEWGMNPLFLNVLTPQAPTNRYLAWMDTVALVTVILLAVFYYLSLKKKGFNFENTGLKLPLEKILKSFVFAVFVLAPVYLTLAYCYAFFRVPFTLAGLPEPIVLRPMSMVRFGFTVMYFLPFLFYYLVIAVLFYGFMRFKAGNVSLSKEIIINSLIISLGSIGFLLYYYIPLYLGMPQTLSWNYVFGGVPLAMIYYIVVPIISIITVSIITYYNRRTGNAWIGAFIAALLITWYNVAFAAFHVAMPP comes from the coding sequence ATGACGAAAATCAATCCGGGATTAATATCATTGGCCCTCCTTCTAACAATGATCATAAGTTCTTTCCTCGCATACTCCGTCATGAGTAGCTTCGGATACGTAACTGTACAAGACGTCAGATTCTACGGTCCAAACAACGAGCTCATCAGCGCACACCTTTACGTCCCAGCAGATGCAACACCGCAGAAGCCCGCACCAGGTATACTAGCCATTCATGGTTACAATAATCAAAAAGAATACATGGACAATACCGCGCTAGAGCTAGCCAGGAGAGGCTACGTCGTCTTGGCAATAGATATGACGGGACACGGTTTTTCAGAGGGAGCTGTAGGCTTGTTCTCGTATGGTGCGGTTGCAGGCTTAAACTACTTGAGGTCGCTTGCCTACGTTGATAAAAACAACATAGGACTAGTAGGGATGTCCATGGGTGGCTGGGCAATACAAGCCGCCGCCCTAGCGGTCCCCGACGGTTACAAATCAATGTTTTATATGGACTCCTACGTGCTTCCTCCAAGCGTAGCTCCCAAGCTTAAAAACGTTGCAATACAGATGGCCTTCGCCGACGAATTCACACCGTATTGGCTGCAGGTGCCTACAGGAAAAGATATACCTCGATCCCCTGTTCTTAAGCAGATCTTCAACGTCAGCGAGGACATAGTGCCCGGGAAAGTATACGGTGATATTTCAAAGGGCACGGCCAGAATTCTCTACAGCCCATACATCGACCACGCAGCCTCTACAGATGATCCGACTAGCATAGGCAATGTTATTGAATGGATGCAAATGACGCTTAAAGGAGGTAAAGACATCCCTAGAAACGACCTTATTTTCCCGCTAAAACAACTATTCACAAGCATAGCATTTCTAGCAGCCGTCGCCTTCATATTCTCCTTTGGGACATTCCTCCTTGACACAAAATATTTCCAAGACCTTACCGCCCCAACACCTGAGTATAGAGGCTTCACAGGTAGTAGCTACTGGATAGCCGCTGCAATTACAACCCTGCTAGGACCGCTCCTATTCCTCCCAACATTCATTGAGTGGGGCATGAATCCACTATTCTTGAACGTGCTCACCCCTCAAGCTCCGACGAACCGTTATCTAGCGTGGATGGACACGGTTGCGTTAGTGACAGTTATTCTCCTTGCAGTATTCTATTACCTTAGTCTAAAGAAGAAGGGATTTAACTTCGAGAACACAGGACTAAAACTTCCTCTCGAGAAGATATTGAAGAGCTTTGTTTTCGCAGTATTTGTCTTAGCACCTGTATACCTGACCCTGGCATACTGCTATGCCTTCTTCAGGGTTCCATTTACTCTCGCCGGGTTACCAGAGCCCATTGTTCTGAGGCCCATGAGCATGGTTCGTTTCGGTTTCACAGTTATGTACTTCCTACCTTTCCTTTTCTACTACCTGGTTATAGCAGTCCTCTTCTATGGTTTTATGAGATTTAAGGCTGGAAATGTCAGCCTGTCAAAAGAAATAATAATTAATTCCTTGATAATCTCCCTGGGTTCTATCGGATTCTTACTCTACTACTACATACCCTTATACCTTGGAATGCCCCAGACACTCTCATGGAACTATGTATTCGGAGGCGTACCCCTAGCAATGATTTACTATATCGTTGTCCCTATAATAAGCATCATAACTGTCTCTATTATTACGTACTATAACAGGAGAACAGGAAATGCTTGGATAGGCGCCTTCATAGCTGCACTACTAATAACATGGTACAACGTGGCTTTTGCCGCCTTCCACGTTGCCATGCCTCCTTAG
- a CDS encoding SDR family NAD(P)-dependent oxidoreductase, with product MRQSLYALITGASSGIGLELTRRMLKEGYQVLGTGRNKKILEQLRGEFADKFQYVSCDLAQQSCLQEIVNRARNDFGRLDVLVNNAGFAYYKPILNHTIEEVEGIFLVNTIRPVQLIISLLDIMPPNSLVVNVVSPAAFVLLKNMTTYTATKAALHILSLELERELASRKIRMLRVYPGATSTSFFERINLNTPWYSLKAETVADKILRCIKKRCRKLYIPWVLGFLELFSPKIRV from the coding sequence ATGCGACAGAGCCTTTACGCTCTAATTACGGGGGCATCAAGCGGCATTGGCCTTGAATTGACGAGAAGAATGTTAAAGGAAGGATATCAAGTTCTGGGCACCGGGAGGAATAAGAAAATACTGGAACAATTAAGAGGGGAATTCGCTGATAAGTTCCAGTACGTCTCTTGCGATCTCGCCCAACAAAGCTGCCTTCAAGAAATAGTAAACCGCGCGAGAAACGACTTCGGCAGATTAGATGTCCTCGTAAACAATGCAGGTTTTGCTTACTACAAACCGATTCTCAATCACACGATCGAGGAAGTGGAGGGAATCTTCCTAGTGAACACTATTAGACCCGTCCAACTCATCATCTCCTTACTGGACATTATGCCTCCGAACAGCCTGGTCGTAAATGTGGTCTCGCCAGCGGCCTTTGTTCTCTTAAAGAACATGACAACATACACGGCCACTAAAGCTGCGCTACATATTCTCTCGCTTGAACTTGAGAGGGAATTGGCTTCTAGAAAAATAAGGATGCTAAGAGTTTACCCCGGAGCAACGTCCACTTCCTTTTTCGAGAGAATTAACTTGAATACACCCTGGTATTCTCTAAAAGCTGAAACCGTAGCAGACAAGATATTGAGATGCATAAAAAAGCGATGCAGAAAACTCTACATACCCTGGGTATTGGGGTTCCTAGAGTTATTCTCACCGAAAATTAGAGTGTAG